From one Gammaproteobacteria bacterium genomic stretch:
- a CDS encoding TonB-dependent receptor, with translation MLAMGNTAYAEGINLGDITVTGTREEALKAEIPASIGSVTERQIEELRPSHPSEIMNQIPGVHVNVTGGEGHMTAIRQPITTKALYLYLEDGIPTRSTGFFNHNAFYEVNVPQSGGVEVFKGPGTSLYGSDAIGGVINVMTRSAPAEAEAEANLELGEFGWRRLLLSGGNSWDDEGVRVDLNITHTDGWREGTSYDRQSETLRWDHFFDNGASLKTLISSSNIDQNTAGSSRLLKNDYETNPTLNYTPISFRKVTALRASVAYEKEDVDSLLSITPYVRDNTMELLPNWSLSYDPVTYKTDNRSIGMLVKYRQDFKPNRTRLVLGADIDHSPGRRLEKEISPTRVGNVYTSYTVVGDIYDYDVTYQGVSPYVHVETSLSERIRLTGGLRYDMMSYDYDNKLSVLTGDPHNRPADIKVDFSHLSPKLGITYRFNPGINAYASYRHAFRAPSEGQLFRQGKAVSTVDLKPIKVDSYELGVRGNLGQVASYEFAVYRMIKEDDILTYQYSDGTRETLNAGETSHRGIELGLGTKFAEYISLDVAYSYAIHQYEKWVPKGTVDYSGNEMESAPRTVANTRLAYRPPILNGGRIELEWTHLGEYWMDANNTTKYPGHDVFNLRANYHLGNGLEFYARVVNLSDKRYATAASYKAAAWGNPEKFEYAPGMPRTVYAGMNYRF, from the coding sequence ATGCTTGCTATGGGGAATACAGCTTATGCAGAAGGAATCAATCTGGGGGATATCACGGTTACCGGGACACGTGAAGAGGCACTAAAGGCAGAGATCCCTGCATCAATAGGTTCTGTTACTGAAAGACAGATTGAAGAGCTTCGACCCTCACATCCCTCTGAGATCATGAATCAGATCCCTGGCGTCCATGTGAACGTTACCGGTGGTGAAGGTCATATGACAGCCATTCGTCAGCCAATAACAACCAAGGCACTTTATCTTTACCTGGAAGATGGTATTCCGACGCGTTCAACCGGATTTTTTAATCATAATGCATTTTATGAGGTCAATGTGCCTCAGTCAGGTGGTGTCGAGGTCTTTAAAGGTCCGGGCACCTCGCTCTATGGTAGTGATGCCATCGGTGGTGTGATCAATGTTATGACGCGTTCTGCACCCGCTGAGGCTGAAGCTGAAGCAAATCTGGAGCTGGGTGAATTCGGTTGGCGCAGGTTGTTATTGAGTGGTGGTAATAGTTGGGATGATGAAGGTGTGCGTGTTGATCTGAATATTACGCATACTGATGGTTGGCGTGAGGGTACCAGCTATGATCGTCAGAGCGAAACATTACGTTGGGATCATTTTTTTGATAATGGTGCATCATTGAAGACTTTGATTTCCAGCTCAAATATTGATCAGAATACGGCAGGTTCTTCCAGGTTATTGAAGAATGACTATGAAACAAATCCTACTCTTAACTATACGCCAATCTCGTTTCGTAAGGTGACAGCGCTGCGTGCATCGGTAGCTTATGAAAAAGAGGATGTTGATTCATTGCTGAGTATTACACCCTATGTTCGTGATAACACCATGGAGTTGTTGCCAAACTGGTCGCTGAGTTATGATCCTGTAACCTATAAAACAGATAACCGTTCTATCGGTATGTTAGTAAAATATCGTCAGGACTTTAAACCGAACCGAACCCGCCTGGTGCTGGGGGCTGATATAGACCATAGTCCTGGTAGGCGTCTTGAGAAGGAGATTAGTCCAACCAGGGTGGGTAATGTCTATACGTCCTATACTGTGGTTGGTGATATCTATGATTATGATGTGACCTATCAGGGCGTCTCTCCCTATGTTCATGTAGAGACATCACTGAGTGAACGTATTCGTCTGACAGGTGGTTTGCGCTATGACATGATGAGTTATGATTATGATAACAAGCTTTCTGTATTAACAGGTGATCCTCATAATCGTCCGGCAGATATCAAGGTGGACTTTAGTCATCTCAGTCCCAAGCTGGGTATAACCTATCGCTTTAATCCGGGTATTAATGCTTATGCCTCTTACCGACACGCCTTTCGAGCACCTTCGGAGGGACAGTTATTCCGTCAGGGTAAGGCGGTGAGTACTGTCGATCTGAAACCAATCAAGGTGGATAGTTATGAGTTGGGTGTGCGTGGCAACCTGGGGCAGGTAGCAAGCTATGAGTTTGCTGTATATCGTATGATAAAAGAAGATGATATTCTGACCTACCAATATTCTGATGGGACACGTGAAACACTTAATGCTGGTGAGACATCACATCGCGGTATTGAGTTGGGGCTTGGTACGAAGTTTGCCGAGTATATCAGTCTGGATGTTGCCTACAGTTATGCTATTCATCAATATGAAAAATGGGTGCCAAAGGGCACAGTTGATTATAGTGGTAATGAAATGGAATCTGCACCTCGAACCGTTGCTAATACACGTCTTGCTTATCGCCCCCCGATACTGAATGGTGGTCGTATAGAACTGGAGTGGACGCATCTGGGTGAATACTGGATGGATGCAAATAATACCACTAAATATCCTGGGCATGATGTCTTTAATCTGCGTGCTAACTATCATCTGGGTAATGGCCTGGAGTTTTATGCTCGAGTTGTTAATCTGAGCGATAAACGATATGCAACAGCCGCTTCATATAAGGCGGCTGCCTGGGGTAATCCAGAAAAGTTTGAATATGCACCTGGTATGCCGCGAACAGTCTATGCCGGTATGAATTACAGGTTTTAA
- a CDS encoding arsenite methyltransferase, which translates to MSDSCKDQSSHDEHRQSVRDAYADVARAENNDECCGIESSCCGVSDDAAINTLISTRLGYSEEDLDKVPGGADMGLGCGNPRAIASLKPGEVVLDLGAGGGFDCFLAAHEVGSEGKVIGVDMTPDMLSKARNNAIKGQYANVEFRLGEIEYLPVADASIDVIISNCVINLSPDKAQVFRDAFRALRPGGRLAISDVVATVELPQEMREDAALIAGCMGNASLIEDLKAIMATAGFTAIRIEPKDESKEFIRDWAPDHNVTDYVVSATIEAIKPTAGGCC; encoded by the coding sequence ATGAGTGATTCCTGTAAAGACCAATCCAGTCATGATGAACATCGCCAGTCGGTACGTGATGCCTATGCTGATGTAGCCCGTGCTGAAAACAATGATGAATGTTGTGGCATCGAATCCAGTTGTTGTGGCGTTTCTGATGATGCGGCTATCAATACACTGATCTCAACCCGCCTGGGTTACAGTGAAGAAGATCTGGATAAGGTACCCGGTGGCGCGGACATGGGGCTGGGCTGTGGTAATCCACGTGCCATTGCCTCACTCAAACCCGGCGAGGTGGTACTGGATCTTGGTGCGGGTGGTGGTTTTGATTGCTTCCTGGCAGCCCATGAGGTTGGTAGCGAAGGCAAGGTAATTGGTGTCGATATGACGCCTGACATGCTCAGCAAGGCACGCAATAATGCCATCAAAGGACAGTATGCCAATGTGGAATTCCGTCTTGGTGAGATCGAATACCTGCCTGTTGCCGATGCCAGCATTGATGTCATCATCTCCAACTGTGTCATCAACCTGTCACCTGATAAGGCACAGGTATTCAGGGATGCCTTTCGTGCATTAAGACCCGGTGGCAGACTGGCCATCTCTGATGTCGTTGCCACCGTCGAATTACCCCAGGAGATGCGTGAAGATGCCGCACTCATTGCCGGTTGTATGGGTAATGCCTCACTGATTGAAGATCTCAAGGCCATCATGGCTACTGCCGGTTTTACCGCTATCCGTATTGAACCGAAAGATGAATCCAAAGAATTTATTCGTGATTGGGCACCCGATCATAATGTAACGGATTATGTCGTCTCTGCGACTATTGAGGCAATCAAACCAACCGCTGGTGGATGCTGCTAG
- a CDS encoding GAF domain-containing protein, giving the protein MSTNSLMERLDDLRSRQKKIDDTWKNTGNKPLLEFFIELIPRVLDCERCSIFILDPEANDIWLQCGTGLEERAVSVHLDDSMVGRVISSASPLFEHNMNQRAGVHEWIDIQTGFVTHNALCVPVKGSSENTVTGAIQVLNKQPGSEFTHDDCEILEKLASHMQMNIENIFLRQQLAKLLDDVGVAIKKIEGHLDQ; this is encoded by the coding sequence ATGAGCACAAACTCTTTAATGGAACGCCTGGATGATCTACGCAGCCGGCAAAAAAAGATTGATGACACCTGGAAGAACACCGGTAACAAGCCCCTGTTGGAATTCTTTATCGAACTCATCCCACGGGTACTGGATTGTGAGCGCTGTAGCATCTTTATCCTGGATCCAGAAGCCAATGATATCTGGTTACAATGCGGAACTGGATTGGAGGAGCGTGCGGTTAGCGTCCATCTTGATGACTCCATGGTCGGACGCGTTATCTCAAGCGCAAGCCCCCTGTTTGAGCATAATATGAATCAACGTGCAGGGGTGCATGAGTGGATAGATATACAAACCGGATTTGTGACACATAATGCACTCTGCGTCCCGGTAAAAGGCAGTTCAGAAAACACCGTAACAGGAGCCATTCAGGTATTAAATAAACAACCGGGGTCTGAATTCACCCATGATGACTGCGAGATCCTGGAAAAACTTGCTTCACATATGCAAATGAATATCGAAAATATCTTCTTGCGCCAGCAACTGGCAAAACTGCTGGATGATGTCGGCGTTGCCATCAAAAAGATTGAAGGTCATCTGGATCAATAG
- a CDS encoding GIY-YIG nuclease family protein → MSVEWYVYILQCADHSFYTGITTDVNRRFEEHNNNNRLAAKYTRSRRPVTLLYQETVDSKSAALKRELAIKALNRQQKKALIQKNDGLQDKLERLRPIYHAALIEQTIETSPELEQMLETIYLPLASWCLAQKKNGCLIIGINGAQGSGKSTLCHILASLLEQGFSQRTLILSIDDLYKTHTERKQLARDIHPLLQTRGVPGTHDTRLGIQILEQLKQAQNTSLLIPRFNKAIDDLYHRDQWTQLRGNIDIILFEGWCVGATAEDEANLIQPINTLEQDEDPDHSWRQFINQQLAGSYAELFSYIDQQVYLQIPGFFQSIEWRMLQEQKLRTANDSPSSRIMSDQEIQRFMMHYERISRHCMKTLPKTADLVLKINEQHDITEIIRP, encoded by the coding sequence ATGTCTGTCGAATGGTACGTCTATATCCTGCAATGCGCCGATCACAGTTTTTATACCGGCATCACCACAGATGTTAATCGACGTTTTGAGGAACACAATAACAATAACCGCCTAGCGGCAAAATACACTCGATCACGCCGCCCGGTGACACTGTTATATCAGGAAACAGTGGATAGTAAATCAGCTGCATTAAAAAGAGAATTGGCGATAAAGGCCCTTAACCGACAACAAAAAAAAGCCCTGATACAGAAAAACGATGGTCTTCAGGATAAACTGGAGAGACTACGCCCGATCTATCATGCCGCCCTCATTGAACAGACAATAGAAACAAGTCCTGAACTGGAACAGATGCTGGAGACTATCTATCTACCATTAGCGTCCTGGTGTCTGGCACAAAAAAAGAATGGATGCCTTATTATTGGCATCAATGGTGCCCAAGGATCAGGCAAGAGTACACTCTGTCATATTCTGGCATCGTTACTTGAACAGGGGTTTTCACAACGCACCCTGATACTGTCGATTGATGATCTCTACAAGACACATACCGAACGAAAACAACTGGCAAGAGATATTCATCCCCTGTTACAGACCCGCGGGGTACCCGGAACCCACGACACCCGACTTGGCATACAGATCCTTGAACAATTAAAACAGGCACAGAATACATCTCTGCTAATACCTCGCTTCAACAAGGCAATAGATGATCTATACCATAGAGATCAATGGACTCAACTGCGTGGCAATATTGATATTATTCTATTCGAGGGTTGGTGTGTAGGCGCTACCGCTGAGGATGAAGCCAACCTGATACAACCGATAAACACCCTGGAGCAAGACGAAGACCCTGACCATAGCTGGCGTCAATTCATCAATCAGCAATTAGCAGGATCCTATGCTGAATTATTCAGTTATATTGATCAACAGGTCTACTTACAGATACCCGGTTTTTTTCAAAGTATTGAGTGGCGCATGTTGCAAGAACAGAAACTCAGGACGGCAAATGATAGCCCTTCATCACGCATCATGTCTGACCAGGAAATTCAGCGATTTATGATGCATTATGAACGCATTAGCCGTCATTGCATGAAAACACTTCCAAAAACGGCAGATCTGGTGCTGAAGATAAATGAGCAACATGATATTACCGAGATAATCAGGCCTTGA
- a CDS encoding MoxR family ATPase, producing MIDTPARQAILTLKQQVAQQILGQEYLIDRLMIALLADGHLLVEGAPGLAKTRSIKALSEGIEGDFHRIQFTPDLLPADLTGTDIFRPQDSSFQFQKGPLFHNLILADEINRAPAKVQSALLEAMGERQITVGSKTYHLPDLFLVMATQNPIEQEGTYPLPEAQLDRFLLHVKIDYPQAETEQAILHLARNEALGISSANNEALTQLNQKTLFDARKEVLNIHMEDNLERYLIEIVLTTRNPAPYHDELARWIQWGASPRATIALDRCARAHAWLAGRDFVTPEDIQALAYDVLRHRILLSYEAEADGIDTDQCIAHLIQHIPVP from the coding sequence ATGATTGACACCCCGGCACGACAGGCCATCCTGACACTCAAGCAACAGGTCGCTCAACAGATCCTGGGGCAGGAATACCTTATTGATCGTTTAATGATTGCACTACTGGCGGATGGTCATCTATTAGTAGAAGGCGCTCCCGGTCTGGCTAAAACACGATCAATCAAGGCACTGAGCGAGGGTATCGAGGGTGATTTTCACCGCATACAATTCACCCCCGACCTGTTACCTGCTGATCTTACCGGTACGGATATATTTCGTCCCCAGGACAGTTCATTTCAGTTTCAGAAAGGTCCTCTGTTTCATAACCTGATCCTTGCTGATGAGATTAACCGAGCACCTGCCAAGGTACAATCCGCCCTGCTTGAGGCCATGGGTGAACGCCAGATTACCGTGGGTAGCAAGACCTATCACTTACCCGATCTATTCCTGGTCATGGCGACACAGAACCCGATTGAACAGGAGGGCACCTACCCCTTACCCGAGGCACAACTGGATCGCTTCCTGCTACACGTCAAGATTGATTATCCCCAGGCAGAGACCGAACAGGCTATCCTGCATCTGGCACGTAATGAGGCATTGGGTATCAGTAGCGCAAATAACGAAGCCCTTACCCAGCTGAACCAGAAAACCCTGTTTGATGCCCGCAAGGAGGTATTAAACATACACATGGAAGATAATCTCGAACGCTATCTCATCGAGATCGTACTCACCACTCGTAACCCGGCACCCTATCACGACGAGCTGGCGCGCTGGATACAATGGGGAGCTAGTCCTAGAGCTACCATTGCACTGGATCGTTGCGCCAGAGCCCATGCCTGGCTGGCAGGACGCGACTTTGTTACACCGGAAGATATACAAGCCCTTGCCTACGATGTCCTACGTCACCGCATACTGCTAAGCTACGAGGCCGAGGCGGATGGTATTGATACCGATCAATGCATTGCCCACCTGATCCAGCACATCCCGGTACCCTGA
- a CDS encoding DUF58 domain-containing protein, with product MHCPPDPAHPGTLMFQRWFKSSGSAPQTTTDNGEGLTHISTDQLIGMHHDAERIQLGVSKIRSLQSGSYRSHLRGRGMEFDEVRPYQPGDDIRSIEWRVTARTGKPHTKLFCEERERSVLLCVDLRDNMMFATQGAFKSVRACVSAALLGWSAEHSGDRVGGLLFSNHQHQEFRPGNGKPALIHLLKQLAEHPAWQDGTTSSEQSANALTEALTRIRRVASSGSLIFIISDFSHLQEKNHAQIAQLSRHNELILIFIYDPIEQQLPPAGQYRIQQAGQELMLDTSSDTQRKAHQQHFEQRLQTLKRFAKRPGVHLLPMTTSDNPATILSRYFRG from the coding sequence ATGCATTGCCCACCTGATCCAGCACATCCCGGTACCCTGATGTTTCAACGCTGGTTTAAATCTTCAGGTTCAGCGCCACAAACAACAACTGACAATGGTGAAGGGCTGACCCATATTTCTACCGATCAATTGATTGGCATGCACCATGATGCCGAACGCATACAACTCGGAGTATCAAAAATACGTTCCTTACAGAGCGGTAGTTATCGCTCCCACCTGCGTGGGCGCGGCATGGAATTTGATGAGGTACGCCCCTATCAACCAGGCGATGATATCCGCAGCATCGAGTGGCGCGTCACTGCCCGTACCGGTAAACCACACACCAAACTCTTTTGTGAAGAACGTGAACGATCCGTACTACTCTGTGTTGATCTACGCGACAATATGATGTTTGCCACCCAGGGTGCCTTTAAATCAGTGCGCGCCTGTGTCTCGGCGGCTTTATTAGGATGGAGCGCAGAACATAGTGGTGATCGTGTTGGTGGTCTGTTATTCAGCAATCATCAACATCAGGAATTTCGTCCTGGCAATGGTAAACCGGCACTTATCCATCTACTCAAACAATTAGCCGAACACCCCGCCTGGCAAGATGGAACAACCTCGTCAGAACAATCTGCCAACGCCCTAACCGAGGCACTGACACGGATACGACGGGTTGCCTCATCCGGCAGCCTGATCTTTATAATTAGTGACTTTTCACATCTACAAGAAAAGAATCACGCCCAGATTGCCCAGTTATCCAGACACAATGAATTAATACTGATCTTTATCTACGACCCGATTGAACAACAGCTCCCTCCTGCAGGACAATATCGAATCCAGCAAGCGGGGCAAGAGCTTATGCTTGATACAAGCTCCGATACTCAACGTAAGGCTCACCAGCAACACTTTGAACAACGGCTACAAACTCTCAAACGCTTTGCCAAACGTCCTGGTGTTCATCTACTGCCGATGACTACCAGTGATAATCCAGCAACGATACTAAGTCGGTATTTCCGGGGTTGA
- a CDS encoding DUF4381 domain-containing protein, translating to MMPADPLRDIHLPDAIGWWPPAIGWWLLLAGLLILIIVLRLIYSRRIKNRWRQSALQEWREIQVLQDDPQRQTEIISRISILLRRVAITRFPQQEVAGLTGEAWLQFLDQTMDQEKPFQQGEGRLLITAPYQQTTVTDTHVLLALCQRWLQQVQGE from the coding sequence ATGATGCCAGCCGATCCGTTACGTGATATTCATCTACCTGATGCCATCGGCTGGTGGCCACCCGCTATTGGTTGGTGGCTACTGCTGGCAGGCCTGTTGATTTTAATTATTGTTCTACGTCTTATTTACTCCCGGCGAATAAAAAACCGCTGGCGTCAAAGCGCATTACAGGAATGGCGTGAGATACAGGTATTACAGGATGATCCACAACGACAGACTGAGATAATTAGCAGAATATCCATACTGCTACGCCGTGTTGCCATCACGCGTTTTCCACAACAGGAGGTAGCTGGATTAACCGGAGAGGCATGGTTGCAATTCCTTGATCAGACTATGGACCAAGAAAAACCCTTTCAACAGGGCGAGGGGCGACTGTTAATCACGGCCCCCTACCAGCAGACCACTGTAACAGACACTCATGTCCTGCTAGCGCTATGCCAACGCTGGTTACAACAGGTACAGGGAGAGTAA
- a CDS encoding VWA domain-containing protein codes for MIEFQWPWLLLLLPIPVILYRWLPAAANNNEAALRVPDADLFHSNTGPENTAHISSRSRLLLIWIAWALLLLAAARPVWVGDPIELPVSGRDLMLAVDLSGSMEVEDFIYQGQAINRLQATQMVAGEFIKRRIGDRLGLILFGRNAYLQTPLTFDRTTVRALLDEAVIGLAGQETAIGDAIGLAVKHLRAEDINNQVLVLLTDGANTAGEVTPLKAAELAAESGLKIYTIGIGADEMIVRSFFGRQRINPSRDLDETTLRKIAESTGGRYFRARDTDDLNQIYDLLDEIEPVSKEQKTYRPQQSIFYWPLAAALLISSILLLIRYSRGYRQ; via the coding sequence ATGATCGAGTTCCAATGGCCCTGGTTACTGTTATTACTGCCAATCCCAGTGATTCTTTATCGCTGGCTACCCGCTGCTGCAAATAATAATGAAGCCGCCTTGCGAGTCCCTGACGCAGATTTGTTTCACAGTAATACTGGCCCTGAAAATACAGCACATATTTCTTCTCGTAGCCGGCTGTTACTGATCTGGATCGCATGGGCATTACTACTACTGGCAGCAGCACGTCCGGTATGGGTCGGAGACCCTATTGAGCTCCCTGTCAGTGGTCGCGACCTAATGTTAGCAGTCGACCTCTCCGGCAGCATGGAGGTTGAAGACTTTATTTATCAGGGGCAGGCCATTAATCGGCTACAGGCCACTCAAATGGTCGCTGGTGAATTTATTAAGCGTCGTATTGGTGATCGTCTGGGCCTGATTCTGTTTGGTCGTAATGCCTATCTGCAGACACCACTTACCTTTGATCGCACCACGGTACGTGCCTTACTGGATGAGGCTGTTATTGGTCTAGCAGGTCAGGAGACCGCTATTGGTGATGCCATCGGTCTGGCGGTTAAACATCTACGCGCTGAAGATATCAATAATCAAGTTCTTGTCCTGCTCACTGATGGTGCCAATACTGCTGGTGAGGTGACCCCGCTCAAGGCCGCTGAACTGGCCGCTGAATCAGGTCTGAAGATCTATACCATTGGCATTGGTGCCGATGAAATGATAGTGCGCTCATTTTTTGGTAGGCAGCGTATTAACCCATCACGTGACCTGGACGAAACCACCCTGCGCAAGATTGCCGAGTCTACCGGAGGACGTTATTTTCGTGCCCGTGATACCGATGATCTCAATCAGATTTATGATCTACTCGATGAGATTGAACCTGTTAGCAAAGAACAAAAGACCTACCGTCCTCAACAGAGCATCTTCTACTGGCCGTTGGCTGCTGCACTGTTAATCAGCAGTATTTTGTTACTCATTCGATATTCCAGAGGATATCGTCAATGA
- a CDS encoding VWA domain-containing protein codes for MNEFLQQFHFLRPYWFWALLPLAGLFWLLLKQQLQSRSWQQVIDPALMPYLLTDSKKEKSLWSPIAFLISGLLLVTALAGPVWTQLEQPVFREQSALVVILDLSWSMHASDIKPSRLERARLKLRDILDRRKEGNTALIVYAGTSFVVTPLTEDTHTITSQLSGLDSELMPSQGSRADRALAQAIKLLQQAAVHQGSILLITDGIDAVDNPELDQQLKLLRKQGHQLLILGVGSQQGAPIPQTGGGFLKDAQGSIVIPVMNPGQLTRISQQGNGIFSEITANDSDINRLLVAIDNHQQPQQEQQAESIKSDQWQEQGPWLLLPVILLSLLIFRRGYLVILIVAGIAQPQPAQAIDWDQLWLREDQQAQRLLDAGQPEQAAQQFQNPQWRASAYYKAKDYEASLEALKGLDSAEDLYNRGNALAQLERLPEAIQAYDEALKKQPEMPDALYNRELLKKQMQQQEEQKKQGKKDKQDAGEGSDEQSGEQQDSDQERQPDGDKPVQKDQNKRSESSDNQKDNESEPDQTQQESDQSSEEDSEQKERRQENKLTETSSEHDESKQATEQWLRRIPDDPAGLWRRKFLYQYQQQKQQGDEKRSW; via the coding sequence ATGAATGAGTTCCTGCAACAATTTCACTTCCTGCGCCCTTACTGGTTCTGGGCACTGTTACCATTGGCAGGGCTGTTCTGGCTATTGCTTAAACAACAGTTACAGAGCCGTTCATGGCAACAGGTGATTGACCCTGCGCTGATGCCTTATCTGTTAACCGACAGTAAAAAGGAAAAAAGTTTATGGTCACCTATAGCCTTTCTTATCAGTGGACTTTTGCTTGTTACGGCACTGGCAGGCCCGGTCTGGACACAACTGGAACAACCGGTATTCCGTGAACAATCAGCGTTGGTCGTCATCCTTGATCTATCCTGGTCGATGCATGCTAGCGACATTAAACCCAGCCGCCTTGAGCGGGCACGTCTTAAACTCAGAGATATTCTTGATCGCCGCAAGGAGGGGAATACTGCTCTGATCGTCTATGCAGGCACCTCATTTGTTGTAACCCCACTCACCGAGGATACCCACACCATTACCAGCCAACTGAGCGGGCTTGATAGTGAACTCATGCCTAGCCAGGGGTCAAGGGCGGATCGTGCCCTGGCGCAGGCGATAAAGCTGTTACAACAGGCCGCCGTCCATCAAGGCAGCATTCTATTAATTACCGATGGCATTGATGCTGTCGATAACCCGGAACTGGATCAGCAACTGAAGTTACTCCGCAAGCAGGGGCATCAATTATTAATCCTGGGTGTCGGTAGTCAACAAGGTGCACCGATACCACAAACTGGAGGCGGCTTTCTCAAGGATGCCCAGGGTAGCATTGTGATTCCAGTAATGAATCCAGGGCAACTCACCCGAATTAGCCAACAAGGCAATGGCATCTTCAGCGAGATTACTGCCAATGATAGCGATATCAACCGTCTGCTTGTCGCTATAGATAACCATCAACAACCCCAGCAGGAACAACAGGCTGAATCCATCAAGAGTGATCAATGGCAGGAACAGGGCCCCTGGTTACTACTCCCTGTTATTCTGTTGTCTCTACTGATATTCCGCCGGGGTTATCTGGTCATATTGATTGTCGCAGGTATCGCACAACCACAACCAGCACAGGCCATCGACTGGGATCAACTATGGTTACGCGAGGATCAACAGGCACAAAGATTACTCGATGCAGGTCAGCCAGAACAGGCTGCACAACAATTTCAGAACCCGCAATGGCGTGCCAGTGCATACTATAAGGCGAAAGATTATGAAGCCAGCCTTGAGGCACTGAAGGGGTTGGATAGTGCCGAGGACCTATACAACCGAGGTAACGCACTGGCGCAACTGGAGCGCCTACCCGAGGCAATACAGGCCTACGATGAGGCCCTCAAAAAACAACCGGAGATGCCCGATGCCCTCTATAATCGTGAGTTATTAAAGAAACAGATGCAACAACAGGAAGAACAGAAAAAACAGGGCAAGAAGGATAAGCAGGACGCTGGCGAAGGTTCTGATGAACAATCCGGCGAACAACAGGATTCAGATCAGGAGCGTCAACCTGACGGTGACAAGCCGGTACAAAAGGATCAGAATAAGCGCTCAGAATCATCCGATAATCAAAAGGATAACGAATCAGAACCCGATCAAACACAACAAGAATCAGATCAATCCAGCGAGGAAGATAGCGAGCAGAAAGAAAGGAGACAGGAAAACAAGCTGACCGAGACCAGCAGTGAGCACGATGAATCAAAACAGGCGACTGAACAATGGTTACGCCGCATCCCGGATGACCCAGCTGGTCTATGGCGTAGAAAATTCCTTTATCAATACCAGCAACAAAAACAACAGGGCGATGAAAAACGATCATGGTAA